ACCTCGCCGACCTCGGCGGCCACTGCGCCCAGCGGATGCGCATGCAGGGCAGCCAGCGCGGCCCCGGCCTCGTCAGGCGCCACCACCGCGAGAAACTTGCCCTCGTTGGCCACGTACAGCGGGTCGATGCCCAACATTTCGCACGCCCCGGCCACCATCGGTTGCACCACCAGGCGCTCCTCATCGAGCACGATGCCGACGTTGGCCGACCGGGCCAATTCGTTACACACCGTGCCGACGCCACCACGGGTCGGGTCGCGCAGCCACCTGGTCGCTGGCGCCGCCGCGAGTAGCACCTCGACCAACTCGCTGACCGCGGCGGTATCGGAGTGGATGTCGGCCTCGAGTTCGAGGTCACCGCGCGCGAGCATCACCGCCATACCGTGATCGCCGATCGATCCCGACAGCAGCACCTTGTCGCCGGGGCGAACCGACGCCGCAGAGAGCTCGCGGCCGACCGGAATGGCGCCAACCCCGGCCGTGGTGATGAACAGTCCGTCCGCGGCGCCCTTGGGCACCACTTTGGTGTCACCCGTGACGATCGCGACGCCGGCCCCGGCGGCCGCGTCCGCCATATCCGCCACGATCTCCTTGAGTTCATCGATCGGGAAGCCCTCTTCGAGCACGAAGGCGGC
This DNA window, taken from Mycolicibacterium sp. MU0050, encodes the following:
- the hypE gene encoding hydrogenase expression/formation protein HypE, whose protein sequence is MNRSVGDYLDAGPGFAEGEVIERIEAFRRRRPRLRDDIVTLAHGAGGKASAALVDAVFVEAFRNPQLESLGDGAVVALPSGERLALSTDSFVVQPLRFPGGSIGHLAIHGTVNDLAMTGAIPSWISAAFVLEEGFPIDELKEIVADMADAAAGAGVAIVTGDTKVVPKGAADGLFITTAGVGAIPVGRELSAASVRPGDKVLLSGSIGDHGMAVMLARGDLELEADIHSDTAAVSELVEVLLAAAPATRWLRDPTRGGVGTVCNELARSANVGIVLDEERLVVQPMVAGACEMLGIDPLYVANEGKFLAVVAPDEAGAALAALHAHPLGAVAAEVGEVTEQPAATVVLRTPFGGTRIVDMLVGDPLPRIC